Proteins encoded within one genomic window of Candidatus Binatia bacterium:
- a CDS encoding outer membrane lipid asymmetry maintenance protein MlaD, giving the protein MPNTSRRDLVVGLFVLAGLAALAFLSIRVGGLSYKGPGGFRLYARFDEIGGLKPRAPVVIAGVKVGQVENISLGDDYRAVVEMDLDPGLRLPVDTSASILTAGILGDRYISLQIGGEEEYLRDGEEISFTESAVLLERLLGRFIHRANLQNGSTE; this is encoded by the coding sequence ATGCCGAACACTTCGCGCAGGGACCTCGTCGTGGGCCTTTTCGTCCTGGCCGGCCTCGCGGCCCTGGCCTTTCTCTCGATCCGCGTGGGAGGGCTTTCCTACAAGGGGCCGGGGGGATTTCGTCTCTATGCGCGGTTCGACGAAATCGGGGGTCTCAAGCCGCGCGCTCCCGTCGTGATCGCGGGGGTCAAGGTCGGGCAGGTCGAGAACATTTCCCTCGGAGACGACTATCGTGCCGTGGTCGAGATGGATCTCGATCCGGGGCTCAGGCTCCCGGTGGATACCTCCGCGTCCATTCTGACGGCGGGCATCCTCGGCGACCGGTACATCTCGCTCCAGATCGGCGGCGAAGAAGAGTACCTCCGGGACGGGGAGGAAATCTCCTTCACCGAATCGGCGGTGCTCCTCGAGAGGCTTCTCGGTCGGTTCATCCACAGGGCCAACCTGCAAAACGGAAGCACGGAATGA
- the fepC gene encoding iron-enterobactin transporter ATP-binding protein, whose amino-acid sequence MGPAVSEALLRARDLSLGYGGVPVLRDVELEVRRGEFWFLLGPNGVGKTTFLRAVLGLVPPMAGTLWRHPEHARVDRIGFVPQRAEPNPNLPTTVEEFVGTGLAGVRLAKTEEAARISRALRTTGLDELAKKSFWTLSGGQRQRTLLARALVRNPELVLLDEPTAGLDLPAEESLLLFLSGLHRRGYTLLVVTHDVDIAARFATHVALFFAGGVVAGPAREVLTHDHLSRAYGVDVEIEYDANGTAAVRVRRENARPR is encoded by the coding sequence ATGGGTCCCGCCGTATCCGAGGCGTTGCTGCGTGCCCGCGACCTTTCTCTGGGTTACGGCGGCGTTCCGGTCCTCCGCGACGTGGAGCTCGAGGTGCGCAGAGGAGAGTTCTGGTTTCTCCTCGGTCCGAATGGCGTCGGCAAAACCACGTTCCTCCGGGCCGTGCTCGGGCTCGTCCCGCCGATGGCCGGGACACTCTGGCGTCACCCCGAGCACGCCCGAGTCGACCGTATCGGCTTCGTTCCCCAGAGGGCCGAGCCCAACCCGAATCTTCCCACGACGGTCGAGGAGTTCGTCGGTACGGGGCTCGCGGGGGTGCGCCTCGCGAAAACCGAGGAAGCGGCCAGGATTTCCCGGGCTCTTCGTACCACCGGGCTCGACGAGCTGGCGAAAAAGAGCTTCTGGACGCTCTCGGGCGGCCAGCGCCAGCGGACGCTTCTCGCGCGGGCGCTCGTGCGAAATCCCGAACTCGTCCTGCTCGACGAGCCCACGGCCGGCCTGGACCTCCCGGCGGAGGAGAGCTTGCTGCTTTTTCTCTCCGGGCTCCACCGGCGGGGCTACACGCTTCTCGTCGTCACCCACGACGTCGACATTGCCGCCCGCTTCGCGACCCACGTGGCCCTCTTTTTCGCTGGCGGCGTGGTGGCAGGCCCGGCCCGCGAGGTCCTGACCCACGATCACCTCTCGCGGGCTTACGGCGTGGACGTCGAGATCGAGTACGACGCGAACGGGACGGCGGCCGTTCGCGTGCGTCGGGAGAACGCGAGGCCACGATGA
- a CDS encoding ABC transporter ATP-binding protein: MEYVPTGEPKVEAAGREVPDPHVRFVDVCMAFGTRTVFEHLSCSFPRRQISVILGGSGSGKTTLLRLIGGLVRPRSGSIFVDGEDVTRLSERELYRVRKKIGMLFQGGALLDSFTVFENVAFPLREHTRLGEDEIRKQVHECLEEVGLRDVDDLLPSQLSGGMVKRVALARAMIMKPVLLLCDEPFSGLDPVTSRRIEALLVETNRRHGITMIVVSHSIMSTMRIAKRVLLLLPDRAIEGTPADLAKSRDPVVSNFLNENTSDALVWQEALETERAALGRE; the protein is encoded by the coding sequence ATGGAATACGTCCCGACAGGCGAACCGAAGGTCGAGGCGGCCGGACGGGAGGTTCCGGACCCTCACGTCCGGTTCGTCGACGTGTGTATGGCGTTCGGCACACGCACCGTCTTCGAGCATCTCTCCTGCTCGTTCCCTCGCCGCCAGATTTCCGTGATCCTGGGCGGCAGCGGGTCGGGAAAAACGACGCTCTTGCGGCTCATCGGGGGTCTCGTGCGGCCGCGAAGCGGCTCCATCTTCGTCGACGGAGAGGACGTCACGCGGCTTTCCGAACGCGAGCTTTACCGGGTGCGAAAAAAGATCGGCATGCTCTTCCAGGGAGGGGCTCTCCTCGACTCGTTCACGGTCTTCGAGAACGTGGCGTTCCCGTTGCGCGAACACACGCGTCTCGGGGAAGACGAAATCCGGAAGCAAGTCCACGAGTGTCTCGAAGAAGTGGGTCTTCGCGACGTCGACGATCTTCTCCCGAGCCAGCTTTCGGGAGGGATGGTCAAGCGGGTGGCGCTCGCGCGGGCCATGATCATGAAGCCCGTCCTGCTGCTCTGCGACGAGCCGTTTTCCGGCCTCGACCCGGTCACGTCGCGGAGGATCGAGGCGCTTCTCGTGGAGACGAACCGCCGCCACGGCATCACGATGATCGTCGTCTCCCACAGCATCATGTCGACCATGCGGATCGCGAAGCGGGTGCTTCTTCTCCTCCCGGACCGTGCCATCGAAGGGACTCCGGCGGATCTCGCGAAGAGCCGCGACCCTGTCGTCTCGAATTTCCTCAACGAGAACACGAGCGACGCTCTGGTGTGGCAAGAAGCCCTGGAGACCGAACGGGCCGCCCTCGGCCGGGAATGA
- the scbA gene encoding adhesin translates to MTHTGKHTRFGRPFSFVVAACFLFASGFAYGAAAAPLRVCATTSDLGALAREVGGEDVEVVVFAKPTEDPHFVEAKPSFVKELHRAAVFVQVGMDLELGWVPALLRNARNPKILPGQPGYIDASTVIRPLEVPAGEVTRALGDIHVRGNPHYLTDPLNGLRVAELLRDRLSVLQPEKARLFAERTEDFRRRVGAALVGQTLAAKYDFEKLARLHEYGKLASFLREQGEEELLGGWLGTLAPHYGTKAVADHNLWPYFARRFGLVLVGFMEPKPGIAPTTKHLAWLVERMRAERVNLVLAAVYYDPRHAAFLARETGARIVPMAHAVGSRPGTETYLAFVDYNVRKLAAAIEGAD, encoded by the coding sequence ATGACACACACTGGTAAGCACACGCGCTTCGGGCGGCCTTTCTCGTTCGTCGTTGCGGCGTGTTTTCTTTTCGCCTCCGGTTTCGCTTACGGCGCCGCCGCGGCACCGTTGCGTGTTTGCGCGACGACGTCGGACCTGGGAGCCCTGGCTCGCGAGGTCGGTGGGGAAGACGTCGAAGTCGTCGTGTTCGCCAAGCCGACCGAAGACCCGCACTTCGTCGAGGCGAAACCGAGCTTCGTCAAAGAACTCCACCGGGCCGCCGTCTTCGTGCAGGTCGGCATGGACCTGGAGCTGGGATGGGTTCCGGCGCTCTTGCGGAACGCCCGGAACCCCAAAATCCTGCCCGGCCAGCCGGGCTACATCGACGCTTCGACGGTGATCCGTCCCCTGGAAGTACCCGCGGGCGAGGTCACGCGTGCACTCGGCGACATCCACGTCCGCGGCAATCCGCACTACCTGACGGACCCCCTGAACGGGCTCCGCGTAGCCGAGCTTTTGCGCGACCGCCTGAGTGTTCTGCAACCCGAAAAGGCGAGGCTCTTCGCCGAGCGCACCGAGGACTTCCGGAGACGCGTGGGCGCGGCACTCGTCGGGCAGACGCTCGCGGCGAAGTACGACTTCGAGAAACTCGCACGCCTCCACGAATACGGAAAGCTCGCAAGCTTTCTCCGCGAGCAGGGGGAGGAAGAACTCCTCGGCGGCTGGCTCGGCACCCTCGCGCCCCACTACGGAACGAAGGCCGTGGCGGACCACAACCTCTGGCCCTATTTCGCGCGGCGGTTCGGCCTCGTTCTCGTGGGTTTCATGGAACCCAAGCCCGGGATCGCGCCCACGACGAAACACCTGGCCTGGCTCGTCGAGCGAATGCGGGCGGAGCGGGTGAACCTCGTGCTCGCCGCCGTGTACTACGACCCGCGCCACGCCGCGTTCCTGGCCAGGGAGACCGGCGCGCGCATCGTGCCCATGGCCCACGCCGTGGGCTCGCGACCCGGCACGGAGACGTATCTGGCCTTCGTCGACTACAACGTGCGGAAGCTCGCGGCGGCGATCGAAGGAGCGGACTAG
- a CDS encoding DSBA oxidoreductase, with amino-acid sequence MSLEFDLFWSFRSPYSYLVTPRIVKLVEDYDVSVRVRPVLPLAVRQPGFFRTVHPLWPRYVLLDTARIADFYGIPYGWPRPDPIVQDYTTGEIAKEQPYIFRLTRLGVEAERRGRGLPFLFHVSRLVFGGEVDGWDRGNHLADATSRAGLDLEDMEREISKDPGAHDRIIEENQKDLEAAGHWGVPTMVFRGEPFFGQDRLDLLVWRMRQHGLRRRDDGPEPG; translated from the coding sequence ATGTCACTCGAGTTCGACCTCTTCTGGTCCTTCCGGAGCCCCTACTCTTACCTCGTGACGCCCCGCATCGTGAAGCTCGTCGAAGACTACGACGTCTCCGTGCGGGTCCGACCCGTTCTTCCGCTGGCGGTCCGCCAACCCGGGTTCTTCCGAACCGTGCACCCGCTCTGGCCGCGCTACGTCCTCCTCGATACGGCACGGATAGCCGACTTCTACGGCATCCCCTACGGCTGGCCCAGACCCGACCCCATCGTGCAGGACTACACGACCGGTGAGATCGCAAAAGAGCAGCCTTACATCTTCCGACTGACCCGTCTCGGCGTCGAGGCCGAGAGGCGGGGGCGCGGACTGCCTTTTCTCTTCCACGTGTCCCGCCTCGTCTTCGGCGGCGAAGTGGACGGCTGGGACCGGGGCAACCACCTCGCCGACGCCACGAGCCGGGCAGGACTGGACCTCGAGGACATGGAACGCGAGATCTCGAAAGACCCCGGAGCCCACGACCGGATCATCGAGGAGAACCAGAAAGACCTGGAAGCGGCGGGCCACTGGGGAGTGCCCACGATGGTGTTTCGCGGCGAGCCCTTTTTCGGCCAGGACCGGCTCGATCTTCTGGTCTGGCGGATGCGGCAACACGGGCTCCGGCGCCGCGACGACGGACCCGAGCCGGGCTAG
- a CDS encoding acyl-CoA synthetase — MSPTVHAKKNPEKPAYIMASTGETVTYGQLEERSARCARLFRSLGLREGDSIAFCLENHPRFFEITWAAQRSGLYYTPISSRLTASEVEYIVGDCGAKVFLTSVAKADVARELVERMPGVRHRFLLGGELPGYESYEEAVRSQPADPLPEEREGQDMLYSSGTTGRPKGVKFPLSGKPFGSEEPPIVQLMKFLYGADENMVYLSPAPLYHAAPLRFCMTVHRIGGTCVVMERFDPAEALALVERYRVTHSQWVPTMFVRMLRLPEEIRKRYDLSSLRYAIHAAAPCPIPVKEQMIEWWGPILYEYYAGTEGNGFTAITSEEWLQHKGSVGKPLLGEVHILDDEGNELPPRQVGTIYFAGGAQFEYHNDPEKTRQSRNEKGWSTLGDMGYVDEDGYLYLTDRKAYMIISGGVNIYPQEIENVLILHPKVADVAVFGVPNEDLGEEVKAVVQPVDMAEAGEDLARELMDFCRKHLAKYKCPRSIDFEAELPRHPTGKLYKRLLRDRYWQGHETRIV; from the coding sequence GTGTCCCCGACGGTACACGCCAAGAAAAACCCGGAAAAGCCGGCTTACATCATGGCCTCGACGGGCGAGACGGTAACGTACGGGCAGCTCGAAGAGAGATCGGCCCGGTGTGCGCGGCTTTTCCGCTCGCTCGGCCTCCGCGAGGGGGACTCGATCGCCTTCTGTCTCGAGAACCACCCCAGGTTTTTCGAGATCACATGGGCCGCCCAGCGTTCGGGCCTCTACTACACGCCGATCAGCTCGCGGCTCACGGCATCCGAGGTCGAGTACATCGTCGGCGACTGCGGGGCCAAGGTTTTCCTCACGTCGGTAGCCAAAGCCGACGTGGCCCGCGAACTCGTGGAAAGAATGCCCGGCGTCCGCCACCGTTTCCTTCTCGGCGGTGAGCTTCCCGGCTACGAAAGCTACGAGGAAGCCGTGCGGAGCCAGCCCGCCGACCCTCTTCCCGAGGAGAGGGAGGGGCAGGACATGCTCTATTCGTCCGGCACTACCGGACGCCCGAAGGGAGTCAAGTTCCCGCTGAGCGGCAAGCCCTTCGGTTCCGAAGAGCCCCCGATCGTGCAGCTCATGAAGTTCCTCTACGGGGCCGACGAAAACATGGTGTACCTTTCCCCGGCCCCCCTCTACCACGCCGCGCCGCTCCGCTTCTGCATGACCGTGCACCGGATCGGCGGAACCTGCGTCGTCATGGAGCGCTTCGACCCCGCCGAGGCGCTGGCGCTCGTCGAGCGCTACCGAGTGACCCACAGCCAGTGGGTGCCCACGATGTTCGTCCGGATGCTTCGCCTGCCCGAGGAAATCCGCAAGCGCTACGATCTCTCGAGCCTCCGGTACGCCATCCACGCTGCCGCCCCGTGTCCGATTCCCGTCAAGGAACAGATGATCGAGTGGTGGGGGCCGATCCTCTACGAGTACTACGCCGGGACGGAAGGCAACGGCTTCACGGCCATCACGTCCGAGGAGTGGCTCCAGCACAAGGGATCGGTCGGAAAACCGCTCCTCGGAGAGGTCCACATTCTCGACGACGAAGGAAACGAGCTTCCTCCCCGCCAGGTGGGGACCATCTACTTCGCGGGCGGCGCCCAGTTCGAATACCACAACGACCCGGAGAAAACGCGGCAGTCGCGGAACGAGAAAGGCTGGAGCACGCTCGGCGACATGGGTTACGTCGACGAGGACGGCTACCTCTACTTGACGGACCGCAAGGCCTACATGATCATTTCGGGCGGGGTGAACATCTACCCGCAAGAGATCGAAAACGTGCTCATCCTGCACCCCAAGGTCGCCGACGTGGCCGTCTTCGGCGTCCCGAACGAGGATCTGGGCGAAGAAGTGAAAGCGGTCGTGCAGCCCGTCGACATGGCGGAGGCGGGCGAGGATCTCGCGCGGGAGCTCATGGACTTCTGTCGGAAGCACCTGGCCAAGTACAAGTGCCCCCGCTCGATCGACTTCGAGGCCGAGCTTCCGAGGCACCCGACGGGGAAGCTCTACAAGCGGCTGCTGCGTGACCGCTACTGGCAGGGGCACGAGACCCGGATCGTGTGA
- a CDS encoding ABC transporter permease, with product MATLLRSIGAAAVRFTQELGAMAFFAAEILLAVVTPPVRIRPFLDELYKLGVLSLLIICLSGAVVGMVLGLQGYNTLVRFGAAESLGAVVGLSLIRELGPVLTALLATGRAGSATAAEIGTMVATEQLDGLRMMSVNPVHLVVTPKALAMTAVMPLLSALFIVCGIFGGYLVGVVLMGLDGGTYLTSLETNVDFVDDVLGSLLKALVFGALVGLVATYRGYTAAPTSAGVSSATTSTVVVGSVTILVFDYFITALWGV from the coding sequence ATGGCGACCTTGCTGCGGAGCATCGGCGCGGCCGCGGTCCGGTTCACGCAAGAACTCGGCGCGATGGCTTTTTTCGCGGCCGAGATCCTGCTCGCCGTCGTGACGCCGCCCGTGCGAATCCGTCCCTTTCTGGACGAGCTCTACAAGCTCGGCGTTCTCTCGCTTCTCATCATCTGCCTTTCGGGTGCCGTCGTGGGCATGGTTCTGGGGCTCCAGGGCTACAACACGCTGGTGCGCTTCGGTGCGGCGGAGTCGCTCGGGGCCGTGGTCGGGTTGAGCCTCATCCGCGAGCTCGGGCCCGTGCTCACGGCCCTTCTCGCCACGGGACGTGCCGGCTCGGCCACGGCCGCCGAGATCGGCACGATGGTCGCGACCGAGCAGCTCGACGGCCTTCGGATGATGTCCGTGAATCCGGTGCATCTCGTCGTGACCCCGAAGGCGCTCGCGATGACGGCGGTCATGCCGCTCCTTTCGGCGCTTTTCATCGTCTGCGGGATCTTCGGGGGCTACCTCGTCGGCGTCGTGCTCATGGGCCTCGACGGAGGGACGTACCTCACCAGTCTCGAGACGAACGTGGACTTCGTGGACGACGTTCTCGGGAGCCTGCTCAAGGCCCTGGTGTTCGGGGCGCTCGTCGGACTCGTCGCGACCTACCGCGGATACACGGCGGCGCCGACCTCCGCCGGCGTGAGTTCCGCCACCACCTCCACGGTCGTCGTGGGCTCGGTCACGATCCTGGTTTTCGACTACTTCATCACGGCGCTCTGGGGGGTTTGA
- the aat gene encoding leucyl/phenylalanyl-tRNA--protein transferase — protein sequence MNFEAMPVFRFPDPRSASPEGIVAVGGDLHPESLLVAYRQGIFPWPVEGFPMLWFCPEKRAVLDFGELHVPRSLARARKRCTLEFTIDRAFPEVIRACAETPRRGQVGTWITPEVIEAYTRLHRLGFAHSAEAWRGDRLVAGLYGVDVDGAFSAESMFHRESNASKLVLLFLVDYLKSRGLDWIDIQVITPHLRLLGAKEIDRDSFLERLRRTRARGLRLFPSSPSESRTASGSFPVEGMRD from the coding sequence ATGAATTTTGAAGCCATGCCCGTCTTCCGCTTCCCCGACCCACGCTCCGCGAGCCCGGAAGGCATCGTGGCCGTCGGGGGCGACCTGCACCCGGAGTCCCTTCTGGTCGCTTACCGCCAGGGCATCTTCCCGTGGCCCGTCGAGGGGTTCCCGATGCTGTGGTTCTGTCCGGAAAAGCGCGCCGTGCTCGATTTCGGGGAACTCCACGTGCCCCGGAGCCTCGCTCGCGCACGCAAGCGCTGCACGCTCGAGTTCACGATCGACCGGGCCTTCCCCGAAGTTATCCGAGCGTGTGCCGAAACCCCACGCCGGGGCCAGGTCGGCACATGGATCACGCCGGAGGTGATCGAAGCCTACACGAGGCTCCACCGCTTGGGCTTCGCCCACAGCGCCGAAGCGTGGCGGGGCGACCGGCTCGTCGCCGGTCTTTACGGGGTCGACGTCGACGGGGCGTTCTCGGCGGAGAGCATGTTCCACCGGGAAAGCAACGCCTCGAAGCTCGTGCTGCTCTTTCTGGTCGACTACCTGAAAAGCCGGGGGCTCGACTGGATCGACATCCAGGTGATCACGCCCCACTTGCGGCTTCTCGGAGCGAAGGAGATCGATCGGGATTCTTTTCTCGAGCGGCTGAGACGAACGCGTGCGCGAGGGCTCAGGCTCTTCCCGAGCTCCCCCTCCGAGAGCCGGACCGCGTCCGGAAGCTTTCCCGTCGAAGGAATGCGAGACTGA